One Skermanella sp. TT6 genomic window, AGCATGTACTGGGCGCCGTGCGCGAAGTTGATCACGTTGAGCATGCCGAAGATGACGGCCAGACCCAGGCTCAGCAGGGCGTAGAAGGACCCGTTGATCAGCCCCAGCAGGAGCTGACCGAACAGGACCTGGGGCGGAATCCCCAGCAGCTCCATCATATCGTCGGTTCCTCCCTATCGTTCGGATCGACCGCGACTCACTTCTTGGTGAAGGGGCAGCCGCTCAGCTCCGCCTTCTGGTAAGCCTCGTCGGCCGGGATCGTGCGCAGGATGTCGTAATAGTCCCAGCGCCCCTTCGACTGCGACGGCTGCTTCACGCGCGCCAGGTACATGTCGTGGGCCATGCGGCCGTTGGCCAGGATCTTGCCGTTCTTGGCGAACATGTCCTTGACCGGCAGTTCCTTCATCTTGTTCGCGACCTTCAGGCCTTCGTCGGTCCCGGCGGCATCGACGGCGCGCAGATAGTGCAGGACCGAGGAATAGACGCCGGCCTGGACCATGGTCGGCTTCTTGCCGGTCTTCTGCTCGTACTTGGCCGACCAGGCGCGGGTCTCGTCATCCATGTCCCAGTAGAAGCCGGTGGTCAGCGACAGGCCCTGGGCGATCTGGAGCCCGAGGGAATCCACGTCGGAGATGAACAGCAGCAGGCCGGCGAGCGACTGGCCCGAGCTGGTGATGCCGAACTCGGCCGCCTGCTTGATCGAGTTGGTGGTGTCGGTGCCGGCATTGGCGAGGCCGATGACCTGGGCGCCCGATCCCTGGGCCTGCAGCAGGAAGGACGAGAAGTCGGAGTTGTTCAGCGGATGGCGGACGCTGCCCTTGACCTCGCCGCCCAGCGCCTTGACCTCCCGGGTCACGTCGGCTTCCAGCGAGTGGCCGAAGGCGTAGTCGGCGGTCAGGAAGAACCAGGTCTTGCCGCCCTCCTGGACCATCGCGCGTCCGGTGCCGACCGCGAGCGCGTAGGTGTCGTAGGCCCAGTGGAAACCGGTCGGCGAGCAGGCGTCGCCGGTCAGGCGCGAGGTCGCGGCACCGGAGATCAGGGTCACCTTTCCCTTGTCGCGGGCGACCTCCTGCACGGCGAGCGCCGTCGAGGAGGTGACCAGGTCGGCGATGGCGTCGACGCCCTCGGTGTCGAACCACTGCCGGGCGATGTTGGACGAGATGTCGGCCTTGTTCTGGTGGTCGGCCGAGATGATCTGCACGGGCTTGCCGGCCGCCTTGCCGCCGAATTCCTCCACCGCCAGCTGGGCGGCGACGACGGAACCCTCACCCGAGACGTCGGCATAGAGGCTCGACTTGTCGGTCAGGACGCCGATCTTGACGGTGTCTCCGGAGATCTGGGCATTGGCGGCCCCGGTCACGGCGCCGACCGCCAGGGCGAGCGTGGCGGTGCCGGCGAGAAGTTTCTTGAGCATGTTCAGCATCCCTATCCATCGTCATTGTTGTTGGTCGTTGCCCGGGCGCGAGCCCGGTCTTGACTGCCCGGCTTTCCGGCGCCTGGATCAGACGCCGAGATATTCGTGCAGCTTGTCCATGTTGGCTTCGAGCTGGTCGTTCGGGATCATGTCGACGATATGCCCCTCCTCCATCACGTAGTGGCGGTCCGCGATGGTGGCGGCGAAGCGGAAGTTCTGCTCGACCAGCAGGATCGTGAAGCCGCTTCGCTTCAGCTCCCGCACCACCCGCCCGATCTGCTGGATGATCACCGGCGCCAGGCCCTCGGTCGGCTCGTCCAGCAGGATCAGGTCGGCCCCGGTCCGCAGGATCCGCCCGATCGCCAGCATCTGCTGCTCGCCCCCGGACAGCCGCGTCCCCTGGCTCTTGCGCCGCTCCTTCAGGTTCGGGAACAGCCGGTAGATCGCCTCCACCTCCATCCCGCCCGCCTTGATCGTCGGCGGCAGCATCAGGTTCTCCTCCACGTTCAGGCTGGAGAAGATCCCCCGCTCCTCCGGAACGTAGCCGATGCCCAGCCGGGCGATCCGGTTCGACGCCAGACCCACCAGCTCCGTCCCGTTCAGCCGGATCGAGCCGGTCCGCCGGCCCACGATGCCCATGATCGAGCGCATCGTCGTCGTCTTGCCGGCGCCGTTGCGCCCCAGCAGCGTCACGACCTCGCCCCGCCGCACGTCCAGGCTGACCCCGTGAAGGATGTGGCTCTCGCCGTAGAAGGCGTGGAGATCCCGGATCTCCAGCATCCCCGTCGTCGTCGCGGCCCCGTCAGGCATGTCCCGTCCCCATGTACGCTTCCATCACCTGCGGGTCCTTCGACACCACGGCGTAGGGCCCCTCGGCCAGGATCTCGCCCCGGCGCAGCACCGTGATCTTGTCCGACAGGTCCGACACGACCGACAGGTTGTGCTCGACCATCAGGATGGTGCGGTCGGCCGAGACCTTGCGGATCAGCGCCGCGGTGTGGTCGATGTCCTCGTGCCCCATGCCGGCCATCGGCTCGTCGAGCAGCATCAGTTCCGGCTCGAGCGCCAGCGTGGTCGCGATCTCCAGCGCGCGCTTGCGCCCGTAGGGCAGCTCGACCGCCGGGATGTCGCGGTAGGCCGCCAGGTTGACCTGGTCGAGCAGATCGTCGGCCTGGCCGTCCAGCGCCCGGAGCGTCGTCTCCGAGCGCCAGAAGTCGAAGCTGTCGCCGCGCAGGCGCTTCTGCAGCGCCACCCGTACGTTCTCCAGGCAGGTCAGGTGCGGGAACACGGCGCTGATCTGGAACGAGCGTACGAGGCCGCGCCGGGCGATGTCGGCCGGCTTGACCCGGGTGATGTCGTTGCCGTTGAACAGGATCTGGCCGCCGCTCGGGATCAGGAACTTGGTCAGCAGGTTGAAGACCGTCGTCTTGCCCGCCCCGTTCGGGCCGATCAGGGCATGGATGCTGCCGCGGCGGACCTGGAGATTGACGTCCTTCACCGCGATGAAACCCTTGAATTCCTTCGTCAGGTTCCGGGTTTCAAGTATGTTCTCGCCCTGCATTCGCCTCCCCCGGTTGGCCCGTGCGTCGCGGTCGTCCCCTGGGGGACCCTGTTATCGTTCTGTCCGCGACACGCTGTCCCGCGACGGAACACGCGGTTCCCTACGCAGGCGAATGCAACTTAGCACACATGGATGGCAATTTCATAGTGTTTACGGGACACTCGACCATTCCGGAACTGCTTGAAATACAAGCAGTATATTCCTGCGACACATTGGTAATACCGGTTGCATAAACGATGCGCGCCGGCCCCTCGCGGGGCCGGCGCGCATCAGGCGTCGAATTCCGGTGCGCCGCCGGGCGGGTTAAGCCCGGCCCGGCGTGTAGGACGGCGGGTCGCTGGCCGGGAAGCTTTCGTCGGCCGCCTCGTCGACCCGGTTCCAGGGGCGGTCCAGGCGGTCGTCGGAGCGGCGGCGTTCCGACTCCAGGAAGTCCCCGGAATACATGCCTTCGTCGTGGCCGGAACGTTCGTCGATCATGGCCTTGATGGCACAGTGGCCGCTCATGCCGCGCGCGGCCAGCAGGCCGCCGGCCACGCCCATGATGGCGCCCTGCACGCCGCCCCGGCGCAGGCCGGCGGCAGCCAGCACGACGCCGCCGAGCATCGAGGTCCAGCGTTCGACCTGGGAAAGGTTCTCTTCCCCGCCGGCCACCCTCTCATAGATATCGTCGATGACCTTGTTCACGCTTGCCTCTCCATTTCGGTTCGAGATAACCGATGTAGAAACAAGTTGACAGGCCGCAGTGTTCCTTGCCCCCGCCCGGGCGGCTTTCAGCCCGGCGGCGGAAGGCCCCCGGCGCGGACGATGAAGGAGATGATCTCGGGCAGCCCCTGCCCGCTCTTCAGGTTGCTGAACAGGAACGGCCGGTCGCCGCGCATCCGGCGGGCGTCGCGGTCCATCACCTCCAGGCTGGCGCCGACCAGCGGCGCCAGGTCGATCTTGTTGATCACCAGCAGGTCCGAGCGGGTAATGCCGGGGCCGCCCTTGCGCGGGATCTTGTCACCGGCAGACACGTCGATCACGTAGATGGTCAGGTCGGCCAGTTCCGGCGAGAAGGTCGCGGCGAGGTTGTCGCCGCCCGACTCGACGAAGATCAGGTCCAGGTCGGGGAACCGCGCGTTCAGCTGGTCGACCGCGGCCAGGTTGATCGAGGCATCCTCCCGGATCGCCGTGTGCGGGCAGCCGCCCGTCTCCACCCCCAGGATCCGGGACGGGTCCAGCGCGCCGCTCCGGGTCAGGAACTCGGCGTCCTCGCGGGTATAGATGTCGTTGGTGATCGCGGCGACGTCCCAGGCGTCGCGCATGCCCTTGCACAGGGCATCGACGAGCGCGGTCTTGCCGGAGCCGACCGGACCGCCGATGCCGACCCGCAGGGGGCCGGTGTGTGACCGGACGATGGGGGCGGGTTCGGACGGTACCGGTTGGGTGGGGGCGGATTGGGTGGGTGCCGTTTCGGCAGCTTGGCTCATGAGCGGAACAACCTCGTATATTGCGTTTCGTGGGACATGGCGGCCCAGTCGACCAGGGGCGCCCTGGATCCCAGGTCGGCGGGATCGGCGGCCAGGGCATCGGACGCGACGCGGTGCAGGACCGGGTCGAGTCGCGCTATCGCGCGCTGCCCGTCGGTCTGGCCGAGCGGGACCAGCCGCACCCCGGCGGAGACGAGGTTCGCCGCGAAGCCGTGCAGGAAAGCGCAGAGCGCCGCCCCGGGGTCCATGCCGGCGCAGGCGGTGACGACGGCCACGGCGACGGCGTGGGCCGGCGGCCGGCCCGTGTCGGCGAGCACCGCCGCCCAGCGCTCCAGCCCGACGGGCGGCCAGGTCGCCCCCACCGTCGAGAGGAACGCGGTCCCCTGGGCGGCGCTCTCCAGCGCCAGCTCGCTGCTGCCGCGCATGGCGTCGGCCCGCTCCGCCGCCCACCGCAGGGCCGCTTCGTCGTCCCGCCGCACGGCGCGGGCGGCGGCCGCGAACAGGACCGCGTCGGTCCAACCCGCGCCGTGCAGCAGGATCGCCTCGATCCAGGAGACCAGCGACTCCCGGTCCCGGACCCGTCCGGCCTCTACCGCGTACTCGATCCCGTGGCTGTAGGTATAGCCGCCGATCGGGAAGCCCGGCGACATCCAGGCGAGCAGCCGCGTCAGATGCCGGGGATCGACCGGGCCGGCGGTGCCGGGTGCGGCGGCCGGGGCCTCAGTGGTCATGGTGCGCATAAGCCCCGGCTTCCGGCGTGAAGGCCGCGCGCAGCCGGACCACGTCGGCGCCGAGCCCTTGCAGCATCTCGACGATCACATGGTCCCAGCGGAGCCGGACCGCGGCGCCGGCGATCTGCACCGGAAGATGCCGGTTGCCCAGGTGCCAGGCGATGCGGGCCAGGGTCTCGGGGGTGGCGCAGGTCACCTCCGCCAGATCCTCGTCGGCGGCGCGCACCGCGATCCAGGTGCCGTCGTCCAGTTCCAGGGCGTCGCCGTCGTTCAGCACCACGGCGCGCGCGAGGTCGAGCAGGAACGGCTCTCCCGAATCGTCGTTGAGCTGGATCCGGCGGCGGAAGCGGTCGTCGAAGGCGAGGGTCACGGTACCGGCGGCGGCATGGGTGGGCCGGTGGCCGGCGGGGTGGACTCGGGTGGCGCGGCGGAGCATGCGGGGTCTCGGAAAAGCGGATCTCAGAACAGGAAGTAGCGCTGGGCGAGCGGCAGCACGTCCGCGGGCTCGCAGGTCAGGAGTTGGCCGTCGGCCCGGACCTCGTAGGTCTCGGGATCGACCTCGATCGCCGGGGTCATGTCGTTGTGGACCATCTGCTTCTTCCCGACGGAGCGGATGCCCCGGACCGGCACTAGCGGCCGCATCAGGCCGAGCCTGGCGGCGGGGTCGTTCTCCAGCCCGGCCTGGCTGACGAAGGTGACCGAGCTGACCGTGAGCGCCCGGCCCATCGCCCCGAACATGGGCCGGTAATGGACGGGCTGGGGCGTCGGGATCGAGGCGTTGGGATCGCCCATGACCGCGCCCGCGATCATGCCGCACTTCAGGATCATGTCCGGTTTGACCCCGAAGAAGGCCGGCGACCAGATCACGAGATCGGCCAGCTTGCCCACCGCGACCGAGCCGACATGGTCGGCCACCCCGTGCGTCAGGGCGGGGTTGATGGTGTATTTGGCGATGTAGCGCTTGACCCTGAAATTGTCGTTGTCGCCCCGTTCCTCCGGCAGCGCGCCCCGCTGGCGCTTCATCTTGTCCGCCGTCTGCCATGTCCGGATGATCACCTCGCCGACCCGCCCCATGGCCTGGCTGTCGGACGAGATCATGGAGAAGGCGCCGAGGTCGTGCAGGATGTCCTCGGCGGCGATGGTCTCGCGCCGGATGCGGCTCTCGGCGAAGGCGACGTCCTCCGGAATGCGTGGGTCGAGATGGTGGCAGACCATCAGCATGTCGAGATGCTCGTCCACCGTATTGACCGTGAAGGGCCGGGTCGGGTTGGTCGAGCTGGGCAGCACGTTGCCCAGGCCGCACAGCTTGATGATGTCCGGCGCGTGGCCGCCGCCGGCCCCCTCGGTATGGAAGGCGTGGATATTGCGCCCCTTGAAGGCCGCGATGGTGTCCTCGACGAAGCCCGATTCGTTCAGCGTGTCGGTATGGATGGCGACCGCGACGTCCATGTCGTCGGCGACGGCCAGGCAGGTGTCGATGGCCTGGGGCGTCGTCCCCCAGTCCTCATGCAACTTCAACGCGCACACCCCCGCTCTCACCTGCTCGACCAGCGCCGCCGGCTGGCTGGCGTTGCCCTTGCCGAACAGGCCGAAATTGACCGGCAGGGCCTCGACCGCCTGGAGCATGCGGGCGATGTGCCACGGTCCCGGCGTGCAGGTGGTGGCGGAAGTCCCCGCCGCGGGCCCCGTCCCGCCGCCCATCAGGGTGGTGACGCCGCTGTAGAGCGCTTCCTCCGCCTGCTGCGGGCAGATCGCGTGGATATGCACGTCGAGGCCGCCGGCCGTGACGATCTTCCCCTCGCCCGCGATCACCTCGGTGCCGGGACCGACGACGATCGTGACGCCGGGCTGCACGTCGGGGTTCCCGGCCTTGCCAATGGCGGCGATCCGGCCGTCCCGGATGCCGATGTCGGCCTTGACGATGCCCCAGTGGTCGATGATCAGCGCGTTGGTGATGACGGTATCGACGGCCCCGTCCTGGCGGGTCACCTGGGACTGCCCCATGCCGTCGCGGATCACCTTGCCGCCGCCGAACTTGACCTCCTCGCCGTAGATGGTGTGGTCCGCCTCCACCTCGACGATCAATTCGGTGTCGGCGAGGCGGAGGCGGTCGCCGGTGGTTGGGCCGAACATGGCGGCATAGTCGGAACGGTCGATGCGATAGGCCATGGCGGACGCTTTCCCCGGATGGATGGAGATCTGACGAAGGGACTTCTAGGCTAGAGCTTGCCGTTGATCCGGCCGGTGAAGCCGTGGACCTCGCGGCTGCCGGCGTAGGCGACCAGGTTGACCGTGCGGGTCTGCCCGGGCTCGAACCGGACCGCTGTGCCGGCGGGAATGTCCAGCCGGAAGCCGCGCGCCTTCTCCCGGTCGAAGGACAGCGCCGCGTTGGTCTCGTAGAAATGATAGTGGGACCCGACCTGGATCGGACGGTCGCCCGTGTTGGCGACGTCCAGGCTGACGGTCTCCCGCCCCTCGTTCAGGTCGATCTCTCCGGGCCGGACCAGCAGTTCGCCGGGAATCATGGCAACCTCCTTCAGCGGATCGGCAGGTGGACGGTGACGAGCTTGGTGCCGTCGGGGAACGTGGCCTCGACCTGGATCTCGTGGATCATCTCCGGGATCCCCTCCATCACCTGGTCGCGGGTGAGCACCTCGGCGCCGTCGCGCATCAGCTCGGCGACGCTTCGGCCGTCGCGCGCCCCTTCGACGACGAAGTCGGTGATCAGGGCGATCGCCTCCGGGTAGTTCAGCTTGACTCCCCGCTCCAGCCGGCGCCGTGCCACCATCGCCGCCATGGCGACCAGCAGTTTGTCCTTCTCACGCGGCGAAAGGTTCATGGCTCCGTCCCCACTTGCATCGTCCCAGGCCTCATGCGCAGCACCCCTCACACGTCCCACAGGCGGGGCAGACGCCCCGGCAGCCCGGCGGCGTGGGCCCTGAACCCGGCCCAGAAGCCGGCATAGGCGCGCCGCACATGGTGCGCCCGGTCGCCGAGCCAGCGGATGACCAGCATGCCGTCCAGACAGGTCGCCGCGGCGAGGACGCCGGGAGGCACCCCGGATACCACAGTGTCGATCAAGCGGCGCGCCGCGTCCAGATGGCGTGCGGCATCGGGCGCCGCGTAGAGGATCGTGCCATAGGCGGCGGCTCCCCCGAAACAGGCGGGGTGGTCCAGCGCGTTCCGCACGTCGCCGTCCAGGTGCAGCGCGTCGGCCCAGGCCAGCCTGCCGTCGCGGCGGACCTCCCAGGCGTCGCGCGCGAGCCCGCGGGTGAACCGTTCGCCGCTCGCGATCCGGCCGAACACCAGGAGCTCGCCGGCCATCAGGCGGGAGGAGGCCTCCAGGTGGACGGTCGTGGCGCGGCGCAGCCGGGCGCCGTCGAACAGGATCGCCTCCTGCGGCAGCCATTCCAGCCATCCCTCGGGGCCGACGGTCACGCCGGTCGAGACATGGACGTCGGCGCCGGTGGAGCGATAGATCTTCTCGGCCGCCTGGGTCGTGACCAGCGCCGAGGCGCCGGGCCCGACCTCGACCGAAACGTCCAGCCGGTCGCCGCCGACCAGCCCGCCGGAGGTCGTGACCAGCGTGGCGACCGGCAGGTCGCCGACCCGCGGGTTCGGGAACAGCACCCGCAGGGGGTCATGATGAAACAGGGCGGCGAGGCGCGTGGCCCCGGCCCGGTGCTCGAAACGGACCCGGGCCTCGCCATGGATCTTCAGGCGGGGCTGCGCGGTTCGGGATGAGAGGGCGTCGGCGGAGGAGAGAGGGATATCCGGCGCCATCGTCAAGAGCGGGCACTATCGGCAGATTTCATGCAGCGTCGTCCCGCCAACCCAATGATGCGGCATCATAACGCGCGCCGCCGCAGTGCGAAAGGGCATCCGGCGCCCCGCGGCGATATCGGAAGGCGACATCCTGCCCTTTCCCCGCCGCCGCGGCGGCGCCGGCATTCCGCCCCGGGATCATTCCCGAGCGTCGGGAGGGTTGACCACCGTGAAGCTGCTCAGGTCCTCCTTCAGCCGCTCCTCGCCGGGCAGGCGCCCCTTGACCAGGAAGCAGACCGTTTCGGCGACGTTGGTCGCATGGTCGCCGACCCGCTCCAGGTTCTTGGCGATGAACATCAGGTGCGTGCAGGCGGTGATCTGCTGGGGCGACTCCATCATGTAGGTCAGCAGTTCCCGGAACAGGCTGGTGTAGACGGCGTCGACCTCGGCGTCGCGGTCGCGGACTGCCATCGCGAGGTCATAGTCCTCGTCCACGTAGGCCTTCACGACGTCGTGGACCATGCCGGCCGTGGTGACGCCCATGCGGTTCAGGGACTTCATCGGGCCGGCCGGCGGCACCTGCGACAGCGCCATGACCCGCTTGGCGCAGTTGCTCGCGAAGTCGCCGATCCGCTCCAGGTTCGTGCTCACCTTGAGCGCGGTGATGACCTGCCGCAGGTCCTTCGCCATCGGCTGGCGCAGGGCCAGGACCCGCACCGCGAGGGCCTCCACTTCCGCTTCGCCCCTGTCGATCTCGGCATCGCGGCCGATGATGCTGCTCGCGAGGTTCTCGTCGCGGGAGACCAGGGCCTCCATGGCACGCATCAACTGCTCCTCGGCAAGGCCGCCCATCTCGGCGATCTTCCTGTGCAGCGTGGTCAGTTCGTTATCGAACGCGACCACGGTGTGTCCTGACGGCATGTTCCGCTTCCTTGCATCCAGGGTCATGGCAGGCCCCGACCGGGGACCCTCGGCACGATAACGGCCGACCGTCCGGAGGTGTTCATCGATTCAGGGGGGATCGTCAACCCGCTTGTGCGCCTGTCGCCCCCGCGCCGCGGGCCGGGCGCGCGCTCGGCAACTGGATCTTAACCGCTTTCCGGCAGAGTGCCGGACGGTATTCCACTCCGGGAAGCGCCGTTCAGCCTCCATCCCGCCGACCAACCGCGACATATCCCGCATTCCCCATTTCGAACGGACCACTTCATGACCCCACACGAGTTGGTCGCCATCCTCGACAAGCATGAGCGTTGGCTGAGCAAACGGGCCGGGGGCGTGCGGGCCAATCTGGCGATGATCGATCTCCAGGGGATGCATCTGGCGGGCTCAAACCTGCAATCGGCGAAGCTGTCGGGCGCCAACATGTCGGGCTGCGACATGAACAAGGCCAACCTGAGCTACTCGGACATGTTCGCGGCGCACCTGACGAAGGCCGACATGTCGGGCTGCAACTTCTATCGGGCCGACATGAGGGGCGCCCACATGCGGGGCGCCCGCCTGAAGGGGGCGATCCTCCGGGAAGCCGACCTGCGGGGCGGCGCCCTGCTCGACGGGCGCTCTTCGGGCGCCCAGGTGCTCAAGTCCGACCTCACCGGGGCGAACTTCGACGATGCCCTGCTGTCCCGGGCGAACCTGTCGGGCGCCGACATGTCCGAGGTCAGCCTGTCCGGAGCGGACTGCCAGGGCGCGATCATGACCGGCGTCAATCTCAGCGGCGCGAACGTCAAGAACGCCAACCTTTCCAGGGCCGACCTGAAGGGCGTCAACCTGAGCGGCGCCAACCTGTCGGGAGCCGTTCTGCGCGACTGCAACCTCGCCGGTGCCATCCTGGCCGGGGCGGTCCTCAAGAACGCCGACCTGCTGGGCGCCAAGCTGGAGGGGGTGGATCTGTCCGGCGCGGACTGCACCGGCGCCAACATCGCCCGCACGGCCGAGAATTTCTCGCTGAGGATCCAGCGCAGCCTCGAAGGGCACTACAACTGGATCAACAGCAACGGCGCCACCGGGCAGCGCGCCGATCTCCAGTCCGAGGATCTGGCCCATATCGACCTGAGCGGCGTCAATCTCTCCGGCGCCAACCTGAAAGGCATCAAGCTGGTCGGCGCCAACGTCTCCGAGGCGCTCCTGGTCATGTCGGACCTTTCGCTCGCGGACCTCAGGGAGTGCAACCTGTCGAATGCGACGCTGGACGGCACCAATTTCCGCGGCAGCGATCTCAGCGGGGCGCGGCTGGACGGCGCGGAACTGGGTTCGGTGGACATAAAGGGCCCCACCGGCAAGGCGACCGGCCGGATGTGGCCCGCCAACCTCAGCGAGGCCAAGCTCATCGGTGCCAGCCTGCGCCGGACCAATCTGCGGGGCGCCAATCTCTCCGGAGCCGACCTCAGCTTCGCCGATCTGACCGACGCGATCCTGATCGACGCCAATCTCAAGGACGTCAACCTGGAAGGAGCGCGCCTCGACGGCGCCGCGATGCCGGCACACTCGCCCGACGACGAGGACTGATCCGTCCGGAGAAGCGGCTCAGGTCGCGCCGAGGTCAGATCGCGTCGCCGTTCTCGCTGAGATTGACCATCATGCGGTGCAGGACGTTGATCGCCAGGGCGAGATCGGCGGGATCGATGCCGCGGGTCGCCTGTTCGCTGACATCCGCCGCGCAGGGCAGCAGGACGTCGCGAAGCCCGCGCCCCTTGGGGGTGAGATAGATGTTCACTTTGCGGCGGTCGTGGGGGTTGCGGACGCGCTCGACGAGGCCGCGCCGCTCCATGCTGTTGAGAGCAGTGACAGTAGTCGGCTCCATCATGCCTACGCGCTGGCTGAGTTCGCGCTGTGTAAGCCCGTCCTCATCCCATAAGGCGCGAAGAAAGAACCATTGTCCCATGCTTACGCCGTGGGCAGCGATCTTGGCCTGCAATGAACGGGAGAAGGCGCGGTGAACATCCCTTACCACATAGCCGACGCTGTTGTCGCTCTGCGGGTTCGTCTGCCCGGCCGGCCTTTCGGACGCATATTGGATCTTTCGACCAAAATTCGCGATACTTTCGGGCATGTAAAGATTCTCTCGTAGCCTATGGCGTCTCAACTGTCTTTGCATCCATAGTTCTTATCTATGGCGCGGCGGATACACTTCAAATTTTTTCGTCCGATAATAACCGCTTACTGATCCGTCTTGCATGATGGCACCACTATGCATCGTGGCCAATCGTTTTTAGAGAAGGATTAGCTGGAGCGATAATATTTTTTCCCCTTGCAATCTACTACTCCGTCGGCCGCGACCTGCGGGCTGATAAATTAGATATCGAACCAATAGACTACTTCGTTCTTATATGATGTGGTGGCTTCTCATGTATTGCCATGACAGGCGGGACCGTATCGCCAGTCCGTAAACTCTCTCTTAATTGGAGAAAATTAGCTGAGATTTCGAAGCTCGGGGAATGGCCTGCCTGGAAATCCTGGAATCCTCCCCGGCACGGCCCCGGGATCATGCCGCGCGCGGTCGGTGCCCTCGACCTGCGCGCCCCCTACCATCCGCGGCTGCCTGCCCCCATCTGTTGACGGGCTTTCCAGCCGGCCTTCCACGCGGCCCGATTGACAGGCGGGCCCGATCGTTTCGTGAGGAGAATGATGAGAAACGTGACACTTGCCGCGACCCAGACCAGCTGCACCTGGGACAGGGAAGCCAATGTGGCGACCGCGGAACGGCTTGTGCGCCATGCCGCGCGCGAGGGCGCGCAGATCATTCTGCTTCAGGAATTGTTCGAAACTCCTTATTTCTGCCAGGATCAGAAACAGGAACTGTTCGCGCTGGCCGCGCCGGTCGACGACCATCCCGTCCTGCGGCGTATGAGCGCATTGGCCGCGGAATTGAACGTGGTGCTTCCCGTCAGCTTCTTCGAACGGGCGAACAATGCCCACTACAATTCCCTGGCCATGATCGACGCCGACGGCCGGATCCTCGGGACCTACCGCAAGTCCCACATCCCCGACGGGCCGGGGTACCAGGAAAAATACTATTTCAATCCGGGAGATACCGGCTTCCAGGTGTTCAAGACCCGCTACGCGGCGATCGGAGCGGCGATCTGCTGGGACCAATGGTTCCCCGAATCGGCGCGCTGCATGGCGCTGATGGGGGCGGAAGTCCTTTTCTATCCGACCGCGATCGGCTCCGAGCCCCAGGACGCGGGCATCGACAGCCGCGATCACTGGCAGAGGGTGATGCAGGGACATGCCGGCGCGAACCTGATGCCCCTGGTCGCCAGCAACCGCATCGGAATCGAGCAGGCCGAGTCGTCGAGCATCACCTTCTATGGGTCGTCCTTCATCGCCGGTCCCCAGGGCGAGAAAGTGGTCGAAGCGCCGCGCGACCAGGAAGCGGTGCTGACGGCCACCTTCGATCTCGACCGGCTGCAGGCGGCGCGCGCCTCCTGGGGCCTGTTCCGTGACCGCCGTCCCGAGCTTTACGATCCGATCCTCACCCTGGACGGGCACCGGCGGATCCGGCGCTGACCGGTTCGCGGGCCTGGTCCGGAATGGCCGCGGCCGGCTGCCGGGCGGAAATGCCGCAGCCATGGCCAGGGCCCCTCCCCCCGCGGCGCCTGGGCGGGTCCGGTCGGCATAACCGGCGGTAGGCACCCGTCACCGGTTGCCTATCCGTGGCGGGCATGCGATAGTCTGCACATTGCATCCGGTTGCAGCTCCGCATCGGATGCACCCTCGTAGACGAACAACAGATTATGCTTGCTGCCGTGTGCAGGATTACCGCCCGGTTGATACCGTCGGCGATGGCCTTGCTGTGCCTTGTCGGATCTGCGATCGGGGCCGACCGGAATCCCGTCGGCGGGCGCCTGCCCGTGGAGTCTGCCGCCCCCGCCAGCCCGATCGAGGCCGCTTTCAGCCGCCGTGCCGGAGCTCCGCTGAAGCTGTACGG contains:
- the ureC gene encoding urease subunit alpha — translated: MAYRIDRSDYAAMFGPTTGDRLRLADTELIVEVEADHTIYGEEVKFGGGKVIRDGMGQSQVTRQDGAVDTVITNALIIDHWGIVKADIGIRDGRIAAIGKAGNPDVQPGVTIVVGPGTEVIAGEGKIVTAGGLDVHIHAICPQQAEEALYSGVTTLMGGGTGPAAGTSATTCTPGPWHIARMLQAVEALPVNFGLFGKGNASQPAALVEQVRAGVCALKLHEDWGTTPQAIDTCLAVADDMDVAVAIHTDTLNESGFVEDTIAAFKGRNIHAFHTEGAGGGHAPDIIKLCGLGNVLPSSTNPTRPFTVNTVDEHLDMLMVCHHLDPRIPEDVAFAESRIRRETIAAEDILHDLGAFSMISSDSQAMGRVGEVIIRTWQTADKMKRQRGALPEERGDNDNFRVKRYIAKYTINPALTHGVADHVGSVAVGKLADLVIWSPAFFGVKPDMILKCGMIAGAVMGDPNASIPTPQPVHYRPMFGAMGRALTVSSVTFVSQAGLENDPAARLGLMRPLVPVRGIRSVGKKQMVHNDMTPAIEVDPETYEVRADGQLLTCEPADVLPLAQRYFLF
- a CDS encoding urease subunit beta; the encoded protein is MIPGELLVRPGEIDLNEGRETVSLDVANTGDRPIQVGSHYHFYETNAALSFDREKARGFRLDIPAGTAVRFEPGQTRTVNLVAYAGSREVHGFTGRINGKL
- a CDS encoding urease subunit gamma, which codes for MNLSPREKDKLLVAMAAMVARRRLERGVKLNYPEAIALITDFVVEGARDGRSVAELMRDGAEVLTRDQVMEGIPEMIHEIQVEATFPDGTKLVTVHLPIR
- a CDS encoding urease accessory protein UreD — its product is MAPDIPLSSADALSSRTAQPRLKIHGEARVRFEHRAGATRLAALFHHDPLRVLFPNPRVGDLPVATLVTTSGGLVGGDRLDVSVEVGPGASALVTTQAAEKIYRSTGADVHVSTGVTVGPEGWLEWLPQEAILFDGARLRRATTVHLEASSRLMAGELLVFGRIASGERFTRGLARDAWEVRRDGRLAWADALHLDGDVRNALDHPACFGGAAAYGTILYAAPDAARHLDAARRLIDTVVSGVPPGVLAAATCLDGMLVIRWLGDRAHHVRRAYAGFWAGFRAHAAGLPGRLPRLWDV
- the phoU gene encoding phosphate signaling complex protein PhoU; this translates as MPSGHTVVAFDNELTTLHRKIAEMGGLAEEQLMRAMEALVSRDENLASSIIGRDAEIDRGEAEVEALAVRVLALRQPMAKDLRQVITALKVSTNLERIGDFASNCAKRVMALSQVPPAGPMKSLNRMGVTTAGMVHDVVKAYVDEDYDLAMAVRDRDAEVDAVYTSLFRELLTYMMESPQQITACTHLMFIAKNLERVGDHATNVAETVCFLVKGRLPGEERLKEDLSSFTVVNPPDARE
- a CDS encoding pentapeptide repeat-containing protein, whose product is MTPHELVAILDKHERWLSKRAGGVRANLAMIDLQGMHLAGSNLQSAKLSGANMSGCDMNKANLSYSDMFAAHLTKADMSGCNFYRADMRGAHMRGARLKGAILREADLRGGALLDGRSSGAQVLKSDLTGANFDDALLSRANLSGADMSEVSLSGADCQGAIMTGVNLSGANVKNANLSRADLKGVNLSGANLSGAVLRDCNLAGAILAGAVLKNADLLGAKLEGVDLSGADCTGANIARTAENFSLRIQRSLEGHYNWINSNGATGQRADLQSEDLAHIDLSGVNLSGANLKGIKLVGANVSEALLVMSDLSLADLRECNLSNATLDGTNFRGSDLSGARLDGAELGSVDIKGPTGKATGRMWPANLSEAKLIGASLRRTNLRGANLSGADLSFADLTDAILIDANLKDVNLEGARLDGAAMPAHSPDDED
- a CDS encoding MarR family winged helix-turn-helix transcriptional regulator; protein product: MPESIANFGRKIQYASERPAGQTNPQSDNSVGYVVRDVHRAFSRSLQAKIAAHGVSMGQWFFLRALWDEDGLTQRELSQRVGMMEPTTVTALNSMERRGLVERVRNPHDRRKVNIYLTPKGRGLRDVLLPCAADVSEQATRGIDPADLALAINVLHRMMVNLSENGDAI